A section of the Alkalihalobacillus sp. LMS39 genome encodes:
- a CDS encoding cytochrome P450 gives MEQTLAKLKDDDLINPYHSYEKMREQSPILKKRLFKQSGWFVTGYKEAKAILTDSRFQTRIPLPITTKKYETTATVQKNMVLYQNPPDHKKLREIMSEYFTTKALANINEMMEKTTEALLREAKKKKTMDVVAEYAFPLASSVIASIIGVPEKDKELFRKWAYSLVQTIDLNRNRKALIEGNDTVDEMVTYFHERMKTQDMSEHSLLHGLMQAKKQGKVSEDEIVSTCILLLIAGHETTVNLISNLVYCFAQFPDQYAALQEHPTLVKGAVEECLRFESPTQLTARVVSEDCVCHGVEMKKGEQVYIMLGAANRDPAQFKDPNLFVIKRTPNAHLTFGAGQHFCIGSMLARLEAEVAIETLKKHLPCIKLEQAEIQWRTLAGFRALEKLTIIL, from the coding sequence GTGGAACAAACGCTTGCAAAGTTGAAAGATGATGATTTGATAAACCCATATCATTCCTATGAGAAAATGCGTGAACAGTCTCCTATTTTGAAAAAACGATTATTTAAGCAATCGGGATGGTTTGTTACGGGATATAAGGAGGCAAAAGCGATATTAACGGATTCTCGCTTTCAAACACGGATCCCATTACCGATAACAACAAAGAAATACGAAACAACAGCAACGGTCCAAAAAAATATGGTGTTGTATCAAAATCCGCCAGACCATAAAAAGCTACGTGAGATTATGAGTGAGTATTTTACAACAAAAGCACTAGCTAACATAAACGAAATGATGGAAAAAACAACGGAAGCACTATTAAGAGAAGCGAAAAAAAAGAAAACGATGGATGTTGTTGCAGAATATGCCTTTCCGTTGGCAAGTTCTGTTATTGCTTCGATTATTGGTGTTCCTGAAAAAGATAAAGAGCTTTTTCGAAAGTGGGCCTATTCGTTAGTGCAAACCATTGATTTAAACCGCAACCGTAAAGCTTTAATCGAAGGTAATGATACGGTTGACGAGATGGTCACTTATTTTCACGAACGAATGAAAACACAGGATATGTCAGAACATAGTTTGTTACATGGTTTGATGCAAGCGAAAAAACAAGGGAAAGTGTCAGAAGATGAAATCGTTTCGACCTGCATTTTACTTTTAATTGCTGGCCATGAAACAACGGTTAATTTAATTAGTAATCTTGTTTACTGTTTCGCACAATTTCCTGATCAATACGCCGCTTTGCAAGAGCATCCTACTCTTGTGAAGGGTGCGGTAGAAGAATGTTTACGCTTTGAGAGTCCGACTCAATTGACAGCACGAGTCGTGTCAGAAGATTGTGTATGTCATGGAGTAGAAATGAAAAAAGGGGAACAAGTCTACATTATGCTAGGAGCGGCAAATCGAGATCCAGCACAGTTTAAAGACCCGAACCTTTTTGTAATTAAAAGGACACCAAACGCACACCTCACCTTTGGAGCAGGTCAGCATTTCTGTATTGGTTCGATGCTTGCAAGGCTTGAAGCTGAAGTTGCCATTGAAACGTTAAAAAAACATCTTCCTTGCATAAAGCTTGAGCAAGCAGAAATCCAATGGCGTACACTTGCTGGCTTTCGAGCATTAGAAAAGTTAACAATAATATTATAA
- a CDS encoding UbiD family decarboxylase: MYRNLQECIIDLEKHGHLVRIKDEVDPHLEMAAIHLKVYDANGPALLFENVKGSKYPAVSNLFGSVERSKFIFRKTWDSVQSVIALRNDPMKALKSPHKQVRNGLSALAALPLKKNRLPATHREIQISDLPLIHHWPMDGGAFITLPQVYTEDPDNPGIMNSNLGMYRVQLSGNEYELNKEVGIHYQIHRGIGIHQEKARRKGEPLKVSIFIGGPPSHTLSAVMPLPEGLSEMTFAGLLAGRRFRYSYVDGYCVSHDADFVITGEIHPGETKPEGPFGDHLGYYSLTHEFPLMKVHKVYARENAIWPFTVVGRPPQEDTSFGDLIHELTGDAVKSEVPGVKEVHAVDAAGVHPLLFAIGSERYTPFQQVKQPAELLTIANRILGTGQLSLAKYLFITAEDEIPLDTHKEKEFLMYILERMDFHRDIHFQTNTTIDTLDYSGTGLNTGSKVVFAAYGEKKRELCKQVPKELAQLDGFHNAKLIMPGVVAIESGPFVDEKKTAEEMKKLSESIQAKGAIEQCPLLIVCDDSDFISASMSNFLWATFTRSNPSHDIHGVNSRYEHKHWGCDNVIIDARIKPHHAPPLVPDKEVEANIERFFTKDAVLYGVVK, translated from the coding sequence ATGTACCGAAATTTACAAGAATGCATTATAGATTTAGAAAAGCACGGGCATTTAGTTCGGATTAAAGATGAGGTCGACCCGCACTTAGAAATGGCGGCCATTCATTTAAAAGTATATGATGCAAATGGTCCTGCTTTGTTGTTTGAAAATGTAAAAGGGTCGAAGTATCCAGCAGTGTCGAATTTGTTCGGTTCTGTAGAACGGAGTAAGTTTATTTTTCGAAAAACATGGGACTCTGTTCAAAGTGTTATTGCATTACGAAATGACCCGATGAAAGCATTAAAAAGTCCACACAAACAAGTACGAAATGGTTTGTCGGCTCTAGCGGCATTACCGTTAAAGAAGAACCGACTTCCTGCGACACACCGTGAAATTCAAATTTCAGACTTGCCACTAATCCATCATTGGCCAATGGATGGTGGGGCGTTTATTACGTTACCTCAAGTGTATACAGAAGACCCAGATAATCCTGGCATTATGAATTCAAATTTAGGAATGTATCGTGTGCAGTTAAGTGGAAATGAGTATGAACTGAATAAAGAAGTCGGTATTCATTACCAAATCCATCGAGGGATTGGGATTCACCAAGAAAAAGCAAGACGAAAAGGTGAACCATTAAAGGTGAGTATTTTCATAGGAGGTCCACCTTCACATACACTATCCGCTGTTATGCCATTACCTGAAGGGTTAAGTGAAATGACCTTTGCTGGTTTACTTGCTGGACGAAGATTTCGATACAGCTATGTTGATGGATATTGTGTAAGCCATGATGCAGATTTTGTTATTACCGGTGAAATTCATCCAGGTGAAACAAAACCTGAGGGGCCATTTGGGGATCATTTAGGTTATTATAGTTTAACGCATGAATTTCCGCTTATGAAGGTTCATAAAGTGTATGCGAGAGAAAATGCGATCTGGCCATTTACGGTTGTAGGACGACCACCACAAGAAGATACGTCTTTTGGTGATTTGATTCATGAATTAACAGGGGATGCGGTGAAATCCGAAGTTCCTGGAGTAAAAGAAGTACATGCTGTTGACGCAGCAGGTGTGCACCCGCTTCTTTTTGCAATTGGAAGTGAGCGATATACGCCGTTTCAACAAGTAAAACAACCTGCAGAACTATTAACGATTGCAAATCGAATTTTAGGAACAGGTCAATTAAGTTTAGCGAAATATTTGTTTATTACCGCAGAAGATGAAATTCCGTTAGATACGCATAAAGAAAAGGAATTTCTAATGTATATTTTAGAAAGAATGGATTTCCATCGTGATATACATTTTCAAACAAATACAACGATTGACACTCTAGATTATTCGGGTACAGGTTTAAATACGGGGAGCAAAGTTGTATTTGCTGCTTATGGTGAGAAGAAAAGAGAGTTATGCAAACAAGTTCCAAAAGAGCTTGCGCAATTAGATGGATTTCATAACGCCAAATTAATTATGCCTGGTGTTGTGGCAATCGAAAGTGGACCATTTGTTGATGAGAAAAAGACAGCAGAAGAAATGAAGAAACTTAGTGAATCGATTCAAGCAAAAGGGGCTATTGAACAGTGTCCATTACTCATCGTATGTGATGATAGTGACTTTATTAGTGCGTCAATGAGCAATTTCCTTTGGGCGACATTTACAAGAAGTAATCCTTCTCATGACATCCATGGGGTGAATAGTCGGTATGAGCATAAACATTGGGGTTGCGACAATGTCATTATTGATGCGAGAATTAAACCACATCATGCCCCTCCACTTGTTCCAGATAAAGAAGTTGAAGCGAACATAGAACGCTTTTTTACAAAAGATGCTGTTTTGTATGGAGTTGTAAAATAA